The window TCGCTACCGATAAAATCTGCGCCCACAATGTAGGCATCGGCCAGGCCGCGTGGCTTTTCCTGGACTTTGTAGGTGAAATTACAGCCAATTTGTTCGCCGCTGCCGAGTAGTTCTTCGAAACGCGGGAGGTCTTTAGGGGTAGAGATAATCAAGATGTCGCGAATTCCGGCGCTCATTAAGGTGGAGAGCGGGTAGTAGATCATCGGTTTATCATAGACCGGCACCAGCTGTTTGATTGTTGCTTTCGTAATTGGGTACAGCCGCGTACCCGACCCACCGGCTAAGATTATCCCTTTCATAGGCTACTCCTTTGGTTGTGATTCAATGTAACGAGTAAGATCGTCGCGCCAATCGCGCAGCACGACGCCAACAGATTGTATTTTAGTCAGATCAAGCGCACTTTGCAACGGCCGCGCTGCCATACCGGGTTTATCTTTGAAATAAGCTTCGGTGGAGGTATCAGTCACGGTTAGATCGTTTCGGCCCATAATTGTGAAAATAGTGCGAGTGATCTCGGCCCAGCTGGCGGGCTCACCGCTGTTGGTGACGTTATAGATGCCGTAAGGGGCCTTTACTGCAAGGAGTTTCTCAATTGCCTCAACTAAGGTTGGGGTAAAAGTCAGGCGGCCAACCTGGTCGCTTACGACGGTGGGCGAAATATTCTTTTCGGCCAGGCCAATCATGGTGCGAACAAAGTTTTTGCCTTCGCCAATGAGCCAGGTGGTCCGCAGAATATAGTGTTTTGGTGCGACGCCAGCAATAATATCGCCAGCAGCTTTGCTTTGGCCGTAAATACCGAGTGGTGAAACTGGTTCGTTCTCTGTATGGGGTGTTTTAGTGCCGTCAAACACGTATTCGGTAGAAACGTGCACCAGTGTGATATCGTGCTGTGCTGCAATGCGCGTTAAATACCCCACGGCCTGGGCGTTAATCTGCCAAGCTGCTACCCGGCCTTCGGGAGTTTCAGCGCCATCAACGTTGGTAAAAGCCGAGGCGTTTAAAATGACGTCAACATCTTCCCAGTTAAAGGCTTCAAGAGCGGTTTTATCGGTGATATCTAAGGTGTCGCGGTCGGTTTTTTGGGCGTTTGGGAAGCGCTCTGAAAGAGCTTTGCCAAGCTGCCCATACGCCCCAATAATTAAGAAACGGCTGTCATCCATAGCTATACCTCCAGTGTGGCGCGCACCTCAGCAAGTGTTGGGTGGGCTTTATCTTTAGCTGAAATTAAATCGTCGGTGATGGGAATAGGCCAGTCAATCGCGAGTTCTGAATCGCGCAAATTAACAAACATGTATTCAGCGTCGGGCGACCAGTGGGCGTTGACCAAATAAGCGTAAACTAAGTCATCGGTGAGGGCCTGGAACGAGTTGCCACAGCCATTTGGCACGAAGATAGCCGTGTTTGGGGTGAGGTGAAAAGCTTCAAGGTTACCGAAAGTATCGCCGGGACGCAGATCAACAATGGCGGCAAAGGCCTCGCCGTGTACCACCGAAATATATTTGTCCCACGGCTCGGCATGAATACCGCGGGTGACGCCGGCTTGTTTGTTATAAGAGATATTGTTTTGGATAACGGTAAAATTATCAAAAGCTTGGCGGTTTTCAGTTGCAATGGTATCGAGCGCGGCCTGTAGTTTTTGTCGCTGATAGTTCTCTTTAAACCAGCCGCGGTTATCGCCGCGCACATCGAGCTGGAATTCAAACAGGCCAGGAATGCTGGTGGCGCGAGCGGTCACTTCTTGAGATACTGGCTGCCAGGTTTCCATATCTACTGCCCCTGCGCCTTATAGGCGGCTTCAACGGCTTCTTTTTCTGATTTCCACCAGTCTTCGTGCTGACGGTACCAGTCGATTGTTGCTTGTAGACCCTCACGGAGGTTGGTGTACTTCGGTTGCCAGCCGAGTTCGGTGCGTAGTTTGGTTGAATCAATAGCGTAGCGCTGATCGTGACCGGGGCGGTCGTTGACGTGATCGTAGGCATCTTTTGGCTGGCCCATGAGTTCGAGAATGGTTTCCACTACGTATTTATTGTTCTCTTCACCATCGGCGCCAATCAGGTAGAGTTCGCCAATTTTGCCTTTTTCGAGAATGGTGTGCACGGCGGCATTGTGGTCGTCAACGTGAATCCAATCGCGGACTTGCTCGCCGGTGCCGTAAAGCTTAGGCCGGATGCCCGAAAGCACGTTGGTAATTTGGCGTGGGATAAACTTTTCGATGTGTTGGTAGGGGCCGTAGTTGTTGGAACAGTTACTTAAAGTAGCTTTAATGCCAAACGACCGAACCCAGGCTTTTACGAGTAAGTCCGAGCCAGCTTTGGTGCTGGAATAGGGGCTTGAGGGGTTGTGCTGGGTTTTTTCGGTGAATTTTGACGGGTCATTTAGTTCAAGATCACCGTAGACTTCATCGGTAGAGATGTGATGCAGGCGCTTATTGTGCTTACGAACTGCTTCAAGGATGGTAGCGGTCCCAATTAGGTTAGTTTCAACGAATGGCCAGGGGTCGCGCAGTGAATTATCGTTGTGCGATTCGGCGGCAAAGTGCACCACCACATCAGTTTCACCCACCAGTTTATCCATCAGCTCGCGGTCGCAGATGTCGCCCTGTACAAAAGTAATTTTATCCTGTACTGGCGCTAGGTTTTCAAGGTGTCCGGCATAGGTGAGTTTATCGATAACGGTCACAGTGTATTCGGGGTGGTTAGTAACGGTGTAGTGCACAAAGTTCGCCCCAATGAACCCCGCGCCACCAGTGATAAGCATATTCATATATGTTTATTGTAGCGCATAATGACCTTTAGGTTTTGGCAATAATGCTGTTTTTATTACTGGGTGCTCTTTTTGCGGGAGCAGCAAAAATGTGGATAAGTTGCATAAAAATATAAAATAGTGTATAAGCAGAGAGTTATATTGTCTTCGACACGCGAGGATGCCATGAGGAAAATGTGTTTGTGGCTGGATACAGTTTCAACTGCGGCGGTTAATTTCACTCCGAACCAAATGCGAATGTCCAATGTCACGCCTTCGGCTGCCGAGATCATTAATAGACTTGCTGCTGACGAGCCTGGTTTTCGTCATTTCTACATCTGGTTTCGACCAGCGAACGGTAAATCCTTTGCCGACGCTGAGGCACAACTTGCGTACCAGCTGGAGAAGCACGGGCTTGTTAGCAAGGTTGTTGTTTCTGGAGATCGATCAGTAGCGGTGGCACGATCTACTGAGCAAGCTGGACGCGATGCTTTTGTCGATGCCGTACGGGGACATTTCGCAAAAGAGCGATACATCACCGACTACAGTGACGATGGTGGTATTGACCAGTTCCTCGGTACATACCGGCGGTAGCAACAAACGCCCCAGCTCTTCATTGAGCCGGGGCGTCTATCTTTAATAATCTGAAGTAAAATATGCTGTAAAGAAGCGCACTCCGAGGAGTGCGCGAGGCATTTAACGACTCTTAGGAAAGTGCGCATCAATTATACTGACTACCATCAATAGCTTAGAGCGCAGATCGGCGATGTCTTGATGGGGAATACTTTCGACGCCCTCCAGGCCGGCAGCTTCAAGGGCTCGTTGGAATCTCAGATACTGTTGACGCCTTCGCTCGAACATTTCGTCGTAGGCTATCTTGAAATCCGCAGCCGATTTACGAGCATTTGTGAGCAAAGTTTTAGCTCGCTGCACGTAGCTGGCATTGTCACAAAATGCTTCTAGCGCTGGTTGCGGAGTAAGCTCAAGTTCAGTCCCCTTGCCATGTTGGCTTTGATGCAGGCCACGATTTCGGCTTAGAGTCACCATTTTCGTGACATCAACTGCTTCGCACCACGCAGGTTGGCACGGGTAATCGTAGTCATCGCGCGGCAACTTGCCGATGGGGATGCCATGATAGGCTGCAATTACTCGTAGGGTCGGACCATATTCGTTGCGGTAAAAATAGGTTTCACCCGCCAAATGCAGTATGGCGACGGCTGTTACGGTACGTTGCCAGGGCGAATATGTTGCCATGGCTTTTTCAAGCGATTGTTTACCACTCATGACTGCTTCAATTGCTTTGAGCTCCGGAGCTCCGATAGTCATATCTGTTCCCCTGTCGCGGCTTGGCTCTTTTTTACTATATAATATATTACTTTTTTGTCAGTATCGGAACGAGCGATCTTGGAAGTAAATAATGGTACAATACTTCATATGTCACGCGAAACCCTGAAATTATTCTGGCGGATAACGTGGCGCTATAAGTGGCTATTAATTTGGTCAGAAATCGGCGCGACGATTTTTATTTTAGCCGACGCAATTGCCGGGCCGCTATTGGTGAGCTTGGTGGTTGATAAACTAACAAGCACCGATATTTCAAAGCTGACTATCCACGACTTCACACCGTTACTATTTGCCTTTGCGGCTATTCGGATCATTTACTTTTTAGCTGGGCGTTTGATGATGCAAACCTACATTCGCCTTGAACCCAAAGGTGTGCGCGACCTTGAAGTCCTAAGCTTCAAGAAATTACAAGAACATAGCCTGGCGTTTTTTGCCGACAACTTTGGCGGCGCCTTGGTCGCAAAAGTTAACCGGTTAACGGCGGCTTACCAACGCACCCTCGAAACCATGCTAGGTGACTTTGGTATGTTGGCTCGGCAATACATAGCGATTCTTATCATTCTGTTTTTTGTGAACTGGCAAATCGCCATCATTTTTTCTATCTGGACGGTGTTGTTTTGTGCCTCTTTGGTGTGGCTACACCGCAAGAAGATGCGCTATTCTCGCCAGGCATCGGCATCGCAATCTGAGGTCACCGCCCGGCTGGCGGATAGCATCAGTAACACCTTGACGGTGCGCTCGTTCGCTCGTTCAAAAGAAGAAACCAGTCATTTTATCAAGCTGAGCCAGCGCCGTCACGATCTGCGCCTTACATCCACCCGCATGAGTGAACGGATCCGGATGTATAAATCGGCGGTGATTATTCTTCTAAATATGGCAGTGCTGTATCTGTCGGTGCAGTTTGCGTTATCCGGAGCGATCAGCATTGGCGAAGTGGTGCTCATTCAGCTCTATCTGTCGCAGTTGATCTCGCAGCTGTGGGGCTTCGGCCGTTTCATGGATCGGCTAGAAGAAGCCCTGGCTGATGCCTCCGAAATGACCGGTATAATAATGCAGCCGCATGAAGTCCGCGATCCAGAACAGCCTGAAACGAGCCGCATTCATAAAGGTGAAGTCGGCTTTAATAGCGTGCAATTTCGCTACGACGACGCACCGAAGAAAAAGATATTACTTAAAGATTTTAACCTGACAATTCCGGCTGGGCAGAAGGTAGGATTGGTGGGGCCAAGTGGCAGTGGCAAAACAACTCTCACGAAGTTGCTATTACGCTTCATGGATATCCAAAAAGGTACCATTACTATAGACGGACAGGATATTAGCGCGATTACTCAAGAAGATCTACGGAGAAATATTGCCTATGTGCCTCAAGAGCCGCTACTATTTCACCGGTCGATATTTGAAAATATTGCCTACGGTAAGCCCGAAGCTAGCCGAGACGAAGTAATCAAGGCGGCGAAGCTGGCTTCGGCCGATGATTTTATACGAGAGTTATCTCAAGGCTACGACACAATGGTCGGCGAGCGCGGCGTTAAGCTTTCTGGCGGGCAGCGACAACGAATTGCGCTAGCTCGGGCGATTTTAAAGGACGCGCCAATTATTATCTTAGATGAAGCCACCAGTTCACTTGATTCAACTTCAGAAAAGCTGATCACCAAGGCGCTCGACACATTAATGGTTGGCCGAACGACGATTGTGGTAGCGCACCGCTTATCCACCATCCGCAAGATGGATCGAATACTGGTACTAAAAGACGGCAATGTAGTTGAAGACGGTTCACACCAGGAACTAGTGAAGCGAAAAGGGTTGTATGCTGAATTATGGGCGCATCAGTCGGATAATTTTATCGAATAGTTATGTCGCATCGTCTAATTCCGGCAGACATGGTCTCCGTGTCAGCCAACAGTGCCTCCGGCGCTACCGAAAAAACTACATTAAGGAGCGGCGTTGGGGTGGCGTATGAAGTCAATTCTCTAGATAGGGTAAGTTAAATGTTGACAGGGTGCCGCAATTGAGTTGCAGCACCCTGTTGTAGAGTTAATCCAGTTGGGGTACGATATGGCCTGGCAGGACTGGGTGGTATGGACTGTGGATACACCAGCAGGTATTTTCGTCATCTTCTGGGATCCTAAACCACAAAGTGTTATCAGGAGAAGCGAGCACTATTGTTGCAGCTTGAGGCATAAGTTGCATCGCATCAACCATTGCACTGCTGGCGCCGGCATCGTATTCCTCTTGAGCCTCCACCTCGCTTACAAGGTGAGTGGTATCAAGAACAATGTGCGGCGGCGCATCGGCAGCATAGGTCAACTGCACAGTATCGATAACATAGGTACCGACATTGGCAGTAACACGGCCCTTAAAGACTTCTAGCTCAGACAGATAAAGGTCTGCGAGCTCAAAACCACGCTGTTTGATGAGAGCGGAAAGTGTCAATTTTGACATAGGCAGCACTCCCTTCTGGTCAATAGGTGCATCGGTAGTCCAGACTTTGCCCGATGGCGAAACTATATCATATCTGTGCGGCGCCATCAAGCTGTGTCCCTTGTGAGGTCAGGAAAAGACATTAACATGGCAGACCAGGAAGTAAATAGCATAGCTCAAGTTAAGCCCCTCTCCTACGTAAAAGTAAGAGAGGGGGTAAAAGCACTAGCGCTGAACCGGCACCGTAAAAGTGCAGACTTCGTCAAAAACCATTTTCTTACCCTGCAGGACTTCTTTTAGGGTGCGAGGGCGTTCAACGCGAACAGCCATTGTAAGCGGTTTCCGGCACACGTCAGGGGCACGTCGCTGCAATACAGAGATAGCCATGCCTCGAGCTGCTTCATACCCATCCATACCAGCTGTAACGAGAGGCTTGCCTCGTTTGTAGATTGTCACGGAGTAGGCGGCTACTTTTTCGCAAAGATAATCAAACGCAAGCCACGGATCATCGTGCGCAAGCGCTGCAAGGGTTTTACGATGCCGCTTCAGCAGCTCCGCCTTCATGCTTGCAAAGGGCGACCGTTCGATTTCAATATAGAAGACATTGTGGTCGGTCATGTTTGCTGCACTCCAGAGGGGATGTTTTTGGGGTGTGGACAGTCTTCAAGATGAGGAGAACAAACACTAGATATCTAGCATATTAAGCATCCCCTCAACCACTGTGTCGATTGCTTTTGTTGATACAGGCCCTGCAATCGCTCCTGCAAACTGCACTACTACTGGTCCATCTAGCGTGAAAAGCAACTTTTCACGAAGGAGAAGAACGCGCCTGGGTGGCGCTGTGCCATCATTCTCAAGAATGCTTGCAGCGTGTGTAAGATTCTGTTCGAAAATTCCCTGCATTTGAGAGAAATCGTCGAGATACGCGGCAATCGCTGTATCGAAGAGAACCACGCAAAGCTCAAGCAGTCCAACATCGGATTGATGACGAAAGGCAAGCTGTTCTCGCCGCACATCTGCTCCAGTAATATCCGTGGAATACCGCCTGTTGTATTCTACGATAAAAAGAAGCGATTTTGCGAATATAGAAATTGGTCGAGGGCTAGGTATGTAAAAGAAGGCATAACAGATCAACTGTTGACCTCGACGGTCTTCCCGATATAATTAAAGGGCAAAAATTCCCTCGACCTGGAGAAACAATGTCGAACGACAGCACTGCAGTAATTGCAAATCGGAAGTATGATCCAGTGTCCCATAGCACAGTTTGTTTTGCACAAGATACCCAGAAGTGGCTAGAGATTAATTCCCTCGCTATGCCAGGGAGTTGTGAAATTTTCGTGACGCAAGTTGGAGAGCTAAAGAACGGAAGATTTACATTCAGTTGTCGTGACAGAGAGGGTAACACCTGGCAGACGACGTCCACCCCAACAGGCATGATATTCTCGTGACCTCGAGCCCTGGGTGTGCATTGCGCACTCGGGGCTCGTTTACTCAGTACCGAATAGACCGCATCTG of the Verrucomicrobiia bacterium genome contains:
- the rfbC gene encoding dTDP-4-dehydrorhamnose 3,5-epimerase, whose protein sequence is METWQPVSQEVTARATSIPGLFEFQLDVRGDNRGWFKENYQRQKLQAALDTIATENRQAFDNFTVIQNNISYNKQAGVTRGIHAEPWDKYISVVHGEAFAAIVDLRPGDTFGNLEAFHLTPNTAIFVPNGCGNSFQALTDDLVYAYLVNAHWSPDAEYMFVNLRDSELAIDWPIPITDDLISAKDKAHPTLAEVRATLEV
- a CDS encoding NAD(P)-dependent oxidoreductase → MDDSRFLIIGAYGQLGKALSERFPNAQKTDRDTLDITDKTALEAFNWEDVDVILNASAFTNVDGAETPEGRVAAWQINAQAVGYLTRIAAQHDITLVHVSTEYVFDGTKTPHTENEPVSPLGIYGQSKAAGDIIAGVAPKHYILRTTWLIGEGKNFVRTMIGLAEKNISPTVVSDQVGRLTFTPTLVEAIEKLLAVKAPYGIYNVTNSGEPASWAEITRTIFTIMGRNDLTVTDTSTEAYFKDKPGMAARPLQSALDLTKIQSVGVVLRDWRDDLTRYIESQPKE
- a CDS encoding ABC transporter ATP-binding protein; the encoded protein is MSRETLKLFWRITWRYKWLLIWSEIGATIFILADAIAGPLLVSLVVDKLTSTDISKLTIHDFTPLLFAFAAIRIIYFLAGRLMMQTYIRLEPKGVRDLEVLSFKKLQEHSLAFFADNFGGALVAKVNRLTAAYQRTLETMLGDFGMLARQYIAILIILFFVNWQIAIIFSIWTVLFCASLVWLHRKKMRYSRQASASQSEVTARLADSISNTLTVRSFARSKEETSHFIKLSQRRHDLRLTSTRMSERIRMYKSAVIILLNMAVLYLSVQFALSGAISIGEVVLIQLYLSQLISQLWGFGRFMDRLEEALADASEMTGIIMQPHEVRDPEQPETSRIHKGEVGFNSVQFRYDDAPKKKILLKDFNLTIPAGQKVGLVGPSGSGKTTLTKLLLRFMDIQKGTITIDGQDISAITQEDLRRNIAYVPQEPLLFHRSIFENIAYGKPEASRDEVIKAAKLASADDFIRELSQGYDTMVGERGVKLSGGQRQRIALARAILKDAPIIILDEATSSLDSTSEKLITKALDTLMVGRTTIVVAHRLSTIRKMDRILVLKDGNVVEDGSHQELVKRKGLYAELWAHQSDNFIE
- the rfbB gene encoding dTDP-glucose 4,6-dehydratase, producing the protein MNMLITGGAGFIGANFVHYTVTNHPEYTVTVIDKLTYAGHLENLAPVQDKITFVQGDICDRELMDKLVGETDVVVHFAAESHNDNSLRDPWPFVETNLIGTATILEAVRKHNKRLHHISTDEVYGDLELNDPSKFTEKTQHNPSSPYSSTKAGSDLLVKAWVRSFGIKATLSNCSNNYGPYQHIEKFIPRQITNVLSGIRPKLYGTGEQVRDWIHVDDHNAAVHTILEKGKIGELYLIGADGEENNKYVVETILELMGQPKDAYDHVNDRPGHDQRYAIDSTKLRTELGWQPKYTNLREGLQATIDWYRQHEDWWKSEKEAVEAAYKAQGQ